The Deltaproteobacteria bacterium genome contains a region encoding:
- a CDS encoding MFS transporter: MKLLAVPDFRNSFYDGIFAHVFATLTGGVFLTGFALHLGMSDFMIGILAALPFVVTIFQLPTSRLIQKNGTRKKVAYVSSWVSRGLWVPVLGFGLLPFSDDTVKHTTVLGLIFLSHAFATVGYIAWLSWTSDLVPCDIRGRFFGTRNMLCGAAGIGATILFGNFLDFSKSQALGPSFGFTITFSSAVIFGLMSLRFLRRVSEVPISPSRDDISFRRNLALPFKDANFRRFLVFMSMWNCAVYLASPFFTLYFLRDLQFSYGFVAALAMVSALADLLGMHVWGKVSDKVKNKVVIRIASWVVVFLPLAWATVRPGSLVIPILLHLMGGAFWAGINLCTNNLLLAVSPQKTRPLYISAYNIIGGLGAVLGPVVAGLALESFDGHQFNVFSRNLVPLQVVFFASTLLRFLSLWMLRYVHEPDEVSIGQMVRIIRSVRGLNTANGYNQLLHPTIEVPKNPMKRPGPHHVEQEQGGP; encoded by the coding sequence ATGAAACTGCTTGCTGTCCCGGACTTCAGGAATTCCTTTTACGATGGGATCTTTGCTCACGTGTTCGCCACGCTCACAGGAGGGGTCTTTCTCACCGGATTTGCACTCCATCTCGGCATGAGCGATTTCATGATCGGCATTCTGGCGGCACTACCGTTTGTGGTAACTATATTCCAGCTCCCGACATCAAGGCTCATACAGAAAAACGGGACGCGAAAGAAAGTTGCCTATGTCTCTTCCTGGGTTTCAAGGGGGCTGTGGGTTCCTGTTTTGGGTTTTGGCCTCTTGCCTTTTTCTGACGATACTGTTAAACACACAACTGTCCTGGGCCTTATTTTTCTATCCCACGCCTTTGCCACCGTCGGTTATATTGCGTGGCTCTCTTGGACATCAGACCTGGTTCCCTGCGACATCAGAGGGAGGTTCTTTGGCACCAGGAATATGCTTTGTGGGGCAGCTGGGATCGGCGCTACTATCCTTTTTGGAAATTTCCTGGATTTTTCGAAGTCGCAAGCACTTGGTCCCTCTTTTGGATTCACAATAACTTTTTCATCAGCTGTCATTTTTGGCCTGATGAGTCTGCGGTTTTTGCGCCGCGTATCCGAAGTGCCTATAAGCCCTTCCCGGGATGACATTTCTTTTCGCAGGAATCTTGCCCTTCCTTTCAAAGATGCCAATTTTCGACGTTTCCTGGTTTTTATGTCCATGTGGAACTGCGCAGTCTATTTGGCAAGCCCTTTTTTCACCCTGTATTTTCTTCGGGACCTTCAATTCAGCTATGGATTTGTGGCTGCTTTGGCCATGGTTTCCGCTCTGGCTGATCTGCTGGGTATGCATGTGTGGGGCAAAGTGTCTGATAAAGTCAAAAACAAGGTGGTCATTCGCATTGCCAGTTGGGTGGTTGTCTTCCTGCCCTTAGCGTGGGCAACAGTCAGACCAGGCAGTCTCGTCATCCCAATCCTTCTACACCTGATGGGAGGTGCATTTTGGGCCGGTATCAATCTGTGCACCAATAACCTGTTGTTAGCCGTTTCTCCACAAAAGACCAGGCCTCTGTATATATCTGCTTACAACATTATCGGAGGGCTTGGTGCCGTCTTAGGGCCAGTTGTGGCCGGATTGGCACTCGAATCCTTTGACGGTCACCAATTTAACGTCTTTTCCCGGAACCTCGTGCCCCTGCAAGTCGTTTTCTTTGCCTCAACCCTTTTGAGATTTCTGAGTCTGTGGATGCTGAGGTATGTGCATGAACCGGACGAGGTTTCAATAGGTCAAATGGTTAGAATCATCAGAAGTGTCAGGGGGTTGAACACAGCAAACGGGTACAATCAGCTATTGCACCCGACGATAGAAGTCCCGAAGAACCCAATGAAACGGCCGGGACCGCATCACGTCGAACAAGAACAAGGAGGTCCGTAA
- a CDS encoding universal stress protein: MKRFKNILFAYDGKPGREQIFNRAVRLAQSNSASLTVIQVLKYYPFGAELLVEAQGFEEIPKSDRDETEEQLKRFRSAAKAKGVELTTRVLWGTPFLEIIREVLKRSHDLVMVGIESNDGMEGMLLGSTAMRLMRKCPCPVWAVKPTHGRQVDRILAAVDPAPFDDKMNDLDIKIMALATSLARSQGSTLHVVNCWSRNREKTFRARSRLKQAVVDDLLKETRKAHETRVKELLERFSLDYRSSRVHLLEGKPSQLIVDLAKKKQVELVVMGTVARTGITGFLIGNTAEKVLNHLECSVLAVKPDDSKHRWK; encoded by the coding sequence ATGAAACGTTTTAAAAACATACTTTTTGCCTACGACGGGAAACCTGGCAGAGAGCAGATCTTCAATCGGGCAGTTAGGTTGGCGCAAAGTAATAGTGCTTCGCTGACAGTGATCCAGGTTCTAAAATACTATCCCTTTGGCGCAGAGCTGTTGGTGGAAGCACAGGGTTTTGAAGAAATCCCGAAGAGCGACAGGGACGAAACGGAAGAGCAATTGAAGAGGTTTAGATCAGCTGCCAAGGCAAAGGGGGTCGAACTGACCACGAGAGTTCTGTGGGGTACCCCATTTCTCGAAATCATCCGGGAAGTCCTTAAAAGAAGCCACGACTTGGTGATGGTCGGAATTGAATCGAACGACGGAATGGAAGGAATGCTTCTGGGAAGTACGGCTATGCGCCTTATGCGCAAATGTCCCTGCCCAGTCTGGGCGGTCAAACCGACCCATGGCAGACAAGTCGATCGAATTCTAGCTGCAGTAGATCCTGCGCCTTTTGATGACAAGATGAATGACCTCGATATCAAGATCATGGCATTGGCCACGTCATTAGCCCGTTCCCAAGGAAGTACCCTTCACGTAGTCAATTGCTGGAGCCGGAATCGAGAAAAAACGTTTAGGGCACGCTCGCGACTAAAACAGGCCGTAGTGGATGACCTCCTCAAGGAAACCCGAAAGGCCCACGAGACCCGAGTCAAAGAGCTTTTGGAAAGGTTTTCATTGGATTACCGATCCTCCAGAGTCCATCTATTGGAAGGCAAGCCCAGTCAGTTGATCGTGGATCTGGCAAAAAAGAAGCAGGTGGAACTGGTTGTCATGGGAACTGTAGCAAGAACAGGCATCACTGGTTTTTTAATCGGAAACACTGCTGAAAAGGTGCTCAATCACCTTGAATGTTCTGTTTTGGCGGTCAAGCCGGATGATTCAAAACACCGGTGGAAATGA
- a CDS encoding universal stress protein codes for MKKAQEMIVRAGSSENQIATKLVDGSRSAASDILEEAKGSSYGTVLLGRKGQSAVKDYSMGSVAGKVLEASAGMTMPIVP; via the coding sequence ATGAAGAAAGCCCAAGAGATGATTGTCAGGGCGGGATCCAGTGAGAATCAAATTGCAACAAAGCTCGTTGACGGTAGCCGAAGTGCGGCGAGTGATATCTTAGAAGAGGCCAAAGGGAGTAGTTATGGGACCGTATTACTGGGACGAAAAGGACAGTCGGCAGTGAAAGACTATTCAATGGGCAGTGTGGCCGGCAAGGTCCTGGAGGCCTCCGCCGGGATGACAATGCCTATCGTTCCATAG